One window from the genome of Methanococcoides sp. AM1 encodes:
- a CDS encoding MarC family protein, which translates to MDGVGYFIYSFIKLFVIVSPITGVITFITLTDGLSRSEKNLIAKKSVTLAFVIALFFLFTGTIILDILGISLDSLKVAGGILLLMVAFDMTHAKISKQNITDKEIDAAYKREDIWIFPIAMPILTGPGTITTAIVLTETAEVVQQKFLIILALILTYSIAMVTFLFSRRIHKKMGYNGMLVLTRLFGLFLGAISVSMVASGIWGIYLSLNSL; encoded by the coding sequence ATGGATGGTGTCGGGTATTTCATTTATTCTTTTATCAAATTATTTGTTATCGTAAGCCCTATTACCGGAGTAATTACTTTTATAACGCTGACCGATGGCCTGAGCCGAAGTGAAAAGAACTTAATTGCAAAGAAATCTGTTACATTGGCATTTGTTATTGCCTTATTCTTCCTTTTTACGGGAACCATTATTCTTGATATTCTTGGTATCAGTCTTGATTCACTGAAAGTTGCCGGTGGCATATTACTTTTAATGGTAGCTTTTGATATGACACATGCCAAGATCTCAAAACAAAACATTACTGATAAAGAGATAGATGCAGCCTATAAACGTGAAGATATCTGGATATTCCCAATTGCAATGCCTATCTTAACAGGTCCTGGTACCATAACAACAGCTATAGTTCTTACAGAAACTGCTGAAGTGGTTCAGCAAAAGTTTCTGATAATACTCGCATTGATACTAACTTATTCAATAGCCATGGTAACATTTCTCTTTTCGAGGAGAATACACAAAAAAATGGGATATAATGGAATGCTGGTACTTACAAGGCTATTCGGTCTGTTCCTGGGTGCGATCTCAGTAAGTATGGTCGCCAGTGGTATCTGGGGAATTTATTTGAGTCTGAATTCATTATAA
- a CDS encoding response regulator: MNEKNILIVEDEMIVAMMIKLKLLDMGYKFAGHATSGEDAIRMVEEEKPDLIIIDIYLKGKMDGIDAATEILKSHIVPVIFLTGDPSRETRSRASIANPVGYLQKPFMDEELEYIIESAFHKAKSPAFKQMALDMVG, from the coding sequence ATGAATGAAAAGAATATCCTCATAGTGGAAGACGAGATGATCGTTGCCATGATGATCAAACTTAAACTTCTGGATATGGGATATAAGTTTGCAGGACATGCCACATCCGGGGAAGATGCAATAAGAATGGTTGAAGAGGAAAAGCCAGATCTTATTATCATAGATATTTACCTGAAAGGAAAGATGGATGGCATTGATGCTGCAACTGAAATTCTGAAGTCACACATTGTTCCAGTTATCTTTCTTACCGGAGATCCATCCAGGGAGACAAGATCAAGAGCATCCATTGCAAATCCTGTTGGTTATCTTCAAAAGCCTTTTATGGATGAGGAATTAGAGTATATTATAGAATCTGCCTTCCATAAGGCCAAGAGTCCTGCCTTCAAGCAAATGGCCCTTGATATGGTCGGATGA
- a CDS encoding class II SORL domain-containing protein, with protein sequence MTEQVINHLKDPENITETEMKHLPVIESEDVMTAEGSFKVTVRLGEVPHVMQDDHYIEWIELYLGDTKVGRVELSPSDEKAEATFTVEPTEEIVGIRAFEICHIRGVNVCGDCGTKAVIMKLKALASCNVHGLWQSVRQVEIMSKKVKEGKSCAWHAK encoded by the coding sequence ATGACCGAACAAGTAATTAACCACCTGAAAGATCCGGAGAATATCACGGAAACCGAGATGAAGCATCTCCCTGTTATCGAATCTGAAGATGTGATGACAGCAGAGGGTTCATTTAAAGTTACTGTGAGACTCGGAGAAGTCCCACACGTAATGCAGGATGACCACTATATCGAGTGGATTGAACTGTATCTGGGGGATACGAAGGTCGGAAGAGTTGAGCTTTCACCTTCCGATGAGAAAGCAGAAGCAACATTCACTGTAGAACCTACAGAAGAGATCGTTGGAATACGTGCCTTCGAGATCTGCCATATTCGTGGTGTGAACGTTTGTGGGGACTGTGGGACAAAAGCTGTGATAATGAAGCTTAAAGCATTAGCAAGCTGCAATGTCCATGGCCTTTGGCAATCTGTCAGGCAAGTTGAGATCATGTCAAAAAAGGTTAAGGAAGGAAAATCCTGCGCCTGGCATGCAAAATAA
- a CDS encoding AcrB/AcrD/AcrF family protein, with protein MAEEVKERSMFMQIADILFIFILAGICVVTPVILQGTVLVGWEGTGGMQFVWDPVSYFGLLAVIIVFFGVILYHSVKNYRF; from the coding sequence ATGGCTGAAGAAGTAAAAGAAAGAAGCATGTTCATGCAGATCGCGGACATCCTGTTCATCTTCATATTAGCAGGTATCTGCGTTGTAACTCCTGTAATCCTTCAGGGAACGGTCCTTGTAGGTTGGGAAGGAACAGGCGGTATGCAGTTCGTATGGGATCCAGTCTCATATTTCGGCCTCCTGGCTGTAATAATTGTGTTCTTTGGTGTGATCCTGTATCACTCGGTGAAGAATTACAGGTTCTGA
- a CDS encoding monomethylamine transporter: protein MVDEALYHNKLKQDAGVILVVLGLLYFSETYIVYNILSTLWGEVPELGTIWPIYIVFYLLLIGIETIGCLRVYNSIKEHMFDFKYYD, encoded by the coding sequence ATGGTAGATGAAGCATTATATCATAACAAATTGAAGCAGGACGCAGGAGTGATCCTGGTTGTATTGGGACTGCTATACTTCTCGGAGACGTATATTGTCTACAATATCCTGTCAACTCTTTGGGGCGAAGTTCCTGAACTGGGTACGATCTGGCCGATCTACATAGTATTCTACCTATTGTTGATAGGTATAGAGACTATCGGATGTCTGAGGGTCTACAATTCCATCAAGGAACACATGTTCGACTTTAAGTATTACGACTGA
- a CDS encoding APC family permease: MSENSNEPIELVKTLRPYHVWALGVGIVLVGEYMGWNFTVAKGGILGSLFALLVAGTMYIMVALCASELGSSTKLAGGPYDWARLFVGPGAAAIVGLAVYMEYIALEAADAIVVAWIAESIFPDIQTFPVTLLVIAALTFMNYRGVVAALNLNFALTFTALIAIIVFFFMTISGVGGTWHPEYLISGAMPNGFIGIFAALQFGPWFYLGIEGAAMCAEECKHPTRAVPLGQQAGMITLLLAAGMTLYVCAGFIPTEMLGVSAYPLYEAATQSGVKFLVAFLAIGTLFTCLASANGTVCDSSRSWFALSRDHFLTPWFSAVHPKYNTPYRAVIFTMPIAIAFAFSGFLDQVITFSITSGLVCYVMIPFSLIRFRKMFPEHTQKVRPFVGPLQPYLAYFTIFLAIVIMSTLNWGYSYNLVFGLVFYVVAYFYFSWRYRSIDAKHDWGEDLGWPEPAHRR, translated from the coding sequence ATGTCTGAAAATTCGAATGAACCGATCGAACTGGTAAAGACGCTACGTCCATATCATGTATGGGCACTTGGTGTCGGTATCGTGTTGGTCGGTGAATATATGGGTTGGAACTTCACAGTTGCAAAAGGTGGTATACTCGGTTCACTCTTTGCACTTCTGGTTGCAGGTACCATGTATATTATGGTTGCATTATGCGCTAGTGAACTGGGTTCATCCACAAAACTTGCAGGAGGACCTTATGATTGGGCGAGATTATTCGTAGGGCCGGGTGCGGCGGCCATTGTGGGTCTTGCTGTTTATATGGAATATATTGCTCTGGAAGCTGCCGATGCTATTGTCGTAGCATGGATAGCGGAATCGATATTCCCGGATATACAAACGTTTCCGGTCACATTGCTCGTTATCGCAGCACTCACATTTATGAATTATCGTGGAGTTGTAGCGGCATTAAACCTTAATTTTGCTTTAACCTTCACTGCTTTGATCGCTATTATAGTATTTTTCTTTATGACTATCAGCGGAGTAGGTGGAACATGGCATCCTGAGTATCTTATTTCCGGTGCTATGCCAAATGGTTTCATAGGTATCTTTGCAGCACTCCAGTTCGGTCCATGGTTCTATCTGGGTATTGAAGGAGCAGCAATGTGTGCTGAGGAATGTAAGCACCCAACAAGAGCAGTTCCTCTTGGTCAGCAGGCTGGTATGATCACACTGTTGCTTGCAGCAGGTATGACACTCTATGTCTGTGCAGGATTCATCCCAACAGAGATGCTTGGTGTTTCTGCATACCCACTATACGAAGCAGCAACACAAAGTGGAGTTAAGTTCCTGGTTGCTTTCCTTGCAATAGGTACACTATTTACCTGTCTGGCAAGTGCGAATGGTACTGTCTGTGACTCATCAAGATCATGGTTCGCTCTTTCAAGAGACCACTTCCTTACACCATGGTTCTCAGCAGTACACCCAAAATACAACACTCCATACAGAGCAGTTATCTTTACAATGCCAATTGCGATCGCATTTGCATTCAGTGGTTTCCTTGATCAGGTCATTACGTTCTCGATCACATCAGGATTGGTATGTTATGTGATGATCCCATTCTCCCTGATACGCTTCAGGAAGATGTTCCCGGAACACACGCAGAAAGTACGTCCATTTGTTGGACCACTACAGCCTTATCTTGCATACTTCACGATCTTCCTTGCGATCGTGATCATGTCAACACTGAACTGGGGTTACAGCTACAACCTCGTCTTCGGACTGGTGTTCTATGTGGTTGCATACTTCTACTTCTCGTGGAGATACAGAAGCATAGATGCAAAACACGACTGGGGAGAAGACCTTGGATGGCCTGAACCTGCACACAGGAGATGA
- a CDS encoding methyltransferase cognate corrinoid protein, whose protein sequence is MGNQELFDKLKNAIVNQDINGCPAATQEALDAGISAFDIINNGLAPGMKIVGDNFEAATIYLPQIMMSAKAMNGAMEILEPILAEEQGDDEGVGMAVTFVQEGDIHDIGHRLVTTMLGANGFEIMDLGTDIPNEDVVEAVAKNKGKKMILVGSALMTTSMLGQKDVVRLLEEENLRGEVKIMFGGAPVTDAWIEECGADGTAENAAEAARVALELMSA, encoded by the coding sequence ATGGGAAATCAGGAACTTTTTGACAAACTTAAAAATGCAATCGTAAACCAGGACATTAATGGATGTCCAGCAGCAACACAGGAAGCACTCGACGCAGGAATAAGTGCATTCGACATTATCAACAACGGATTAGCACCAGGCATGAAGATCGTCGGTGACAACTTCGAAGCAGCGACAATCTACCTTCCACAGATCATGATGTCTGCAAAGGCAATGAACGGTGCAATGGAGATCCTCGAGCCAATCCTTGCAGAAGAGCAGGGAGACGACGAAGGTGTCGGAATGGCTGTAACGTTTGTTCAGGAAGGAGATATTCACGATATCGGTCACCGTCTTGTTACAACAATGCTTGGTGCAAACGGCTTTGAGATCATGGACCTTGGAACAGATATTCCAAATGAGGATGTAGTCGAAGCAGTTGCAAAGAACAAGGGCAAGAAAATGATCCTTGTCGGTTCCGCACTGATGACAACCTCAATGCTCGGCCAGAAAGACGTAGTAAGGTTACTTGAAGAAGAGAACCTCAGAGGCGAAGTCAAGATCATGTTCGGTGGCGCACCTGTCACAGATGCATGGATCGAGGAGTGTGGTGCAGACGGCACAGCCGAAAACGCAGCAGAGGCAGCCAGAGTAGCACTTGAGCTTATGAGCGCATAA
- a CDS encoding DUF4405 domain-containing protein: MNRTRTNYIVDTILLLLFIIVAFTGFFMYLVIPEGIPQGRYQVYMGLTKTTWTMIHNRSSILLTVFIAIHFILHWKWISCIKANLFRKSKRGDECLCEQKSSDQTKS; encoded by the coding sequence TTGAACAGAACCAGAACAAATTATATTGTGGATACCATACTTTTGTTACTTTTCATAATCGTGGCTTTTACAGGATTTTTCATGTATCTTGTAATCCCGGAGGGAATTCCACAGGGGAGGTACCAGGTCTATATGGGACTTACCAAAACCACATGGACAATGATACACAACAGATCATCCATACTACTGACAGTTTTTATTGCTATCCATTTCATACTTCACTGGAAATGGATCTCATGCATTAAAGCAAACCTGTTCAGGAAAAGTAAAAGAGGAGATGAATGTCTCTGTGAACAAAAGTCCTCTGATCAAACGAAGTCCTGA
- a CDS encoding response regulator: MKATRILVVEDEAIVAMVIKKRLMNLGYSVSGVAATGKDAITKVEGTFPDLVLMDILLKGDMDGIEAAEEIRKRFSIPVVYLTAHSDENTLERAKQTEPYGYILKPFTERDLSSNIEIAIHKHLKEKQKDNSAGEE; the protein is encoded by the coding sequence ATGAAAGCTACCAGAATACTCGTAGTAGAGGATGAAGCGATCGTAGCAATGGTGATCAAAAAGAGGCTCATGAACCTTGGTTATAGTGTCTCGGGTGTTGCTGCTACAGGAAAGGATGCAATTACCAAAGTGGAAGGAACATTCCCTGACCTTGTTCTTATGGATATACTGTTAAAAGGGGATATGGATGGGATCGAAGCAGCTGAAGAGATACGAAAGCGCTTCTCAATACCTGTAGTATACCTTACAGCTCATTCCGACGAGAATACCCTGGAAAGAGCAAAACAAACAGAACCCTATGGATACATACTCAAGCCATTTACAGAAAGGGATCTAAGCAGCAATATTGAAATCGCGATACACAAACATCTGAAGGAAAAGCAAAAAGATAATTCTGCTGGAGAGGAATAA
- a CDS encoding histidine kinase dimerization/phosphoacceptor domain -containing protein, producing MQWKDLSLKFKLVLYIVVGISFILSASSITIISTVTEQEEQLAYHDSIQNAKSFAHQYNADMKANMAIANSLAALMVKYDSADRNETNEMLKQLLVENPHLIGSYVGFEPNAFDGRDAEFIGTEGHDETGRFVPYWNTINGPISVEPLVDYEMSEYYQGPKSLKQNVVTEPYLYQGALMVSYDSPIIRNGEFVGIGGVDVSLNYVDEAVSSVTAFDTGYLFMVSNDGILVSHPVNKEWIGTNSLHDFDVPKIAIAAEDIKNGIGGHIDTIDPVTSKEVVMFYEPIETGNYAIILVVPPEEMFAGVNSIRSDLISIYLFSILFMGLMAFFIASSFTNRIDEIVADFKKISGAAIRGDFDARANTDVELDLNLIPKGLNEILDSLTSYSKELQNSYELITKMEAAVNSSRVVVFWWKNEEDYPVEFVSNNITQFGYSLEEFTSGKVLYGNIIHPDDRKNVWDELQDCADKGKENFHKDYRIVTKNGDIRWIHEDTYIQRDEEGNITYFQGTILDITERIEAEDSLKAMEEVRTKEIHHRIKNNLQVVSGMLYLESLKFKFQEVVDSFRDSENRVRSIALIHEKLYQSKDLVSLDFADYIKNLTDHLFHSYNVDQENVKLILNVEDVFLGMDTSVPLGIIINELTSNALQHAFGNGEKGEIEIDFQKDDDVFTLTISNTGEPFPESIDFKNTESLGLQLVTNLTTQIDGEIELDKSNGTKFKITFRENR from the coding sequence ATGCAATGGAAAGATCTGTCACTGAAATTTAAATTGGTACTTTATATAGTCGTAGGCATTTCCTTCATTTTATCAGCTTCATCAATCACTATAATTTCTACAGTCACAGAACAGGAAGAACAGCTTGCATACCATGACTCTATCCAGAATGCAAAAAGCTTTGCCCATCAGTACAATGCCGACATGAAGGCAAACATGGCAATAGCTAATTCATTGGCAGCGCTTATGGTAAAATATGACTCCGCTGACCGTAACGAAACAAACGAGATGCTTAAACAGCTACTGGTAGAGAATCCTCACCTAATTGGATCATATGTTGGTTTCGAACCGAATGCCTTTGATGGAAGAGATGCTGAATTCATAGGAACAGAAGGCCATGATGAGACCGGAAGGTTTGTGCCATACTGGAACACGATAAACGGTCCGATCAGTGTTGAGCCTCTTGTAGATTATGAGATGTCCGAATATTATCAGGGCCCAAAGAGCCTCAAACAAAACGTGGTCACAGAACCTTACCTTTACCAGGGGGCACTGATGGTAAGCTATGATTCTCCTATCATCAGGAATGGGGAATTTGTTGGCATCGGTGGTGTTGATGTATCATTAAACTATGTGGATGAAGCGGTAAGTAGTGTAACAGCCTTCGATACAGGTTATCTTTTTATGGTTAGCAACGATGGAATACTTGTTTCACATCCGGTGAACAAGGAATGGATCGGAACAAACTCCCTCCATGATTTTGACGTCCCAAAAATAGCCATTGCTGCTGAAGATATAAAGAATGGAATTGGTGGCCATATTGACACCATCGATCCGGTAACCTCAAAAGAGGTTGTCATGTTCTATGAACCAATTGAAACCGGAAATTATGCAATTATACTTGTTGTACCTCCCGAAGAGATGTTCGCAGGTGTTAATTCCATAAGATCCGATTTAATCTCCATTTACCTATTCTCCATCTTGTTCATGGGACTAATGGCCTTTTTCATAGCATCTTCATTTACAAACAGGATCGATGAGATCGTAGCAGACTTTAAGAAGATATCAGGAGCAGCTATAAGGGGAGATTTTGATGCAAGGGCAAATACTGATGTTGAGCTCGATCTCAATTTAATACCAAAAGGGTTGAATGAGATCCTTGATTCTCTTACCAGCTATTCTAAAGAGCTACAGAATTCCTATGAACTCATAACTAAGATGGAGGCAGCCGTTAACAGCAGCAGGGTCGTTGTGTTCTGGTGGAAAAATGAAGAGGACTATCCTGTCGAATTTGTTTCAAATAACATTACCCAATTCGGCTATTCGCTTGAAGAATTCACATCGGGCAAAGTACTCTATGGTAACATAATACATCCTGATGATCGAAAAAATGTATGGGATGAACTGCAGGATTGTGCAGATAAAGGAAAGGAAAATTTCCACAAAGATTACAGGATCGTCACAAAGAATGGAGATATACGGTGGATACATGAAGATACCTACATCCAGAGAGATGAAGAAGGAAATATCACATATTTCCAGGGAACAATTCTTGATATTACCGAACGCATTGAAGCTGAAGATAGTCTCAAAGCAATGGAAGAAGTACGTACCAAGGAGATCCATCATCGCATTAAGAATAACCTGCAGGTAGTTTCAGGAATGCTTTATCTGGAATCCCTGAAGTTCAAGTTTCAGGAAGTTGTAGATTCCTTCAGGGACAGTGAGAATCGTGTCCGTTCCATTGCGCTGATACACGAAAAGCTCTACCAGTCAAAGGATCTTGTTAGCCTTGATTTTGCTGATTACATCAAGAACCTGACAGATCACTTATTCCACTCATATAATGTAGATCAGGAAAATGTTAAACTGATATTGAACGTTGAGGATGTTTTCCTGGGAATGGATACGTCTGTCCCTCTTGGAATCATTATCAATGAACTGACATCAAACGCACTGCAACATGCTTTTGGAAATGGTGAAAAAGGAGAAATAGAAATTGATTTCCAAAAAGATGACGATGTCTTCACACTAACAATTAGTAATACGGGGGAACCATTCCCGGAATCTATAGACTTCAAGAATACAGAATCGCTTGGACTTCAGCTTGTAACGAACCTGACAACCCAGATAGACGGTGAGATAGAACTGGATAAGAGCAATGGAACAAAATTCAAGATAACTTTCCGTGAGAACAGATAA
- a CDS encoding winged helix-turn-helix domain-containing protein: protein MVLDLIETLFLSEKRENLLLLLINGPADIKKINSTLDVSSSSILPQIKKLRESGLVHKDDTGSYELTTIGRLIVENMKPLSSMLKVFDKSDLYWDDRELSTIPEELLNNIGDLGEIELVVPDLDHMYEIPEKLISNTNGSQEMSAMVSFFHPDFPRFYKDITNRGVALDLIVTDSVFERMQNDYEEEIGSILESGNATFLICRDESKAPTFNVTEKCAYISFFNSQGRYDHRDIITFEDSAIDWCKELFSYYRELSRPANE from the coding sequence ATGGTATTAGACCTGATAGAAACCCTCTTCCTTTCAGAGAAAAGAGAAAATTTACTTCTTTTACTTATCAACGGTCCTGCAGACATAAAGAAGATCAACTCAACACTTGATGTTAGTTCCTCTTCCATACTCCCACAGATAAAAAAACTCCGGGAATCAGGGCTTGTCCATAAAGATGATACTGGGTCCTATGAACTGACAACTATAGGGAGGCTTATAGTAGAGAACATGAAGCCGCTTTCCAGTATGCTGAAGGTTTTTGATAAATCTGATCTTTACTGGGATGATCGCGAACTGAGCACAATACCGGAGGAACTTCTTAACAATATAGGTGATCTGGGAGAGATCGAACTTGTTGTGCCTGATCTGGATCACATGTATGAAATCCCGGAAAAATTAATAAGCAACACCAATGGCTCACAAGAAATGAGTGCAATGGTATCATTTTTCCATCCGGATTTTCCCCGATTCTACAAAGATATAACTAACAGGGGAGTAGCTCTTGATCTGATCGTTACAGATTCTGTATTTGAAAGAATGCAAAATGACTATGAAGAGGAAATAGGCTCCATATTAGAATCTGGAAATGCGACTTTTCTAATTTGCAGGGATGAGTCCAAAGCGCCTACTTTTAATGTTACTGAAAAATGTGCCTATATCAGCTTCTTTAATAGTCAGGGAAGATACGACCACCGTGACATCATCACATTTGAGGACAGTGCAATTGATTGGTGCAAAGAGCTCTTCTCATACTATCGTGAACTTTCACGACCTGCCAACGAATAA
- a CDS encoding winged helix-turn-helix domain-containing protein — translation MTSSLTDHVWLSEKRTNLLLLLMEGPRDIEQIKMSLNVTSRGMMPQIKKLKDKHLIIEEDEHYKLSNIGELVVRNMLPLINTLSMITENKDYWEQHDINILPPHLFKRLHELGNYLLLEPDLHYTFEIPKEFTENLLKSKEIMSIISFYRPEYPKFYSELAEMANNLTLILSESAFKRMKTNNMKELDFLLSAKNTRVLLYQGEGRPPAIDVSEWFMYISFLRENGSYDHNDIMSFDESALKWCTELFDHYCDRSVEITDVEPGGDI, via the coding sequence ATGACATCGTCACTGACAGACCATGTTTGGCTTTCTGAAAAAAGAACGAACCTGCTATTGTTGCTAATGGAAGGTCCTCGTGACATCGAACAGATAAAGATGTCTCTTAATGTGACATCGCGCGGAATGATGCCACAGATAAAGAAACTCAAGGATAAGCACCTTATTATCGAAGAGGATGAGCACTACAAATTATCGAACATCGGAGAGCTTGTTGTCAGGAACATGCTACCCCTGATCAACACATTAAGTATGATCACCGAGAACAAGGATTACTGGGAGCAACATGACATTAACATCCTGCCCCCTCACCTTTTCAAACGACTTCATGAACTCGGAAATTATCTGTTGCTTGAACCTGATCTTCACTATACCTTTGAGATCCCGAAAGAATTTACCGAAAATCTCCTGAAATCAAAGGAGATCATGTCTATCATCTCTTTTTACAGGCCTGAATACCCAAAGTTCTATTCTGAACTTGCAGAAATGGCAAATAATCTGACACTGATTCTTTCAGAATCGGCATTTAAGAGAATGAAGACTAACAATATGAAAGAACTTGATTTCCTTTTATCCGCAAAAAATACACGGGTTTTACTATATCAGGGTGAAGGAAGACCTCCGGCTATTGATGTATCCGAGTGGTTCATGTACATCAGCTTTTTGAGGGAGAATGGAAGCTATGACCACAATGATATAATGAGCTTTGATGAAAGTGCTTTGAAATGGTGTACTGAGTTGTTCGATCATTATTGTGATCGATCTGTAGAAATAACAGATGTTGAACCGGGTGGGGATATATAA
- a CDS encoding AcrB/AcrD/AcrF family protein, which produces MAKSEVKSSMIMQIADILFIFVVAGICVIAPVLVLGADTGPMVFEWNPLEYFGLLAVILVFFAVILHHSLKNYIY; this is translated from the coding sequence ATGGCAAAATCTGAAGTAAAAAGTAGTATGATCATGCAGATCGCAGATATCCTGTTCATCTTCGTTGTCGCAGGTATTTGTGTAATAGCTCCTGTACTTGTACTTGGAGCTGATACTGGACCCATGGTATTCGAATGGAATCCTTTAGAATACTTCGGTCTGCTGGCAGTGATCCTTGTATTCTTTGCTGTGATCCTGCACCACTCTCTTAAGAACTATATTTATTAA
- a CDS encoding monomethylamine transporter, translating to MVNKTKYHNDLKKDAGIIVLVLGLLFFSETFVFYRIISTLWDAVPEVRTMFPVYLLFLLLLLGIETLGCITVYKSIKEHMYDFKYYD from the coding sequence ATGGTAAATAAGACAAAATATCACAACGACCTCAAAAAAGATGCAGGCATTATTGTTCTTGTATTAGGACTCTTGTTCTTCTCAGAGACATTTGTCTTCTACAGAATAATATCAACTCTGTGGGATGCAGTGCCTGAAGTTCGTACCATGTTCCCGGTCTACCTCTTATTCCTGTTACTCCTGCTCGGGATCGAGACCCTCGGTTGCATCACTGTGTACAAATCCATCAAGGAACACATGTACGACTTTAAATATTACGATTAA